A single genomic interval of Pelagerythrobacter marensis harbors:
- a CDS encoding acyl-CoA dehydrogenase family protein has translation MDFRLPPESVELAEAVREYLAGTHGSDVLRRLDAGGNRDLRIWQGLVEMGLTGLLVPESHGGLGMRLLGGALIARECGRACLAEPLVDTALVAVPWLIARGETGDLAAIAAGEKLVALPHTINPWVADGEGAELASVDPLRNLVAAPEGAGDDPLLLDLGALTSAAQLVGLSEAMLDQAVAYAQVREQFGHAIGGFQAIKHKLADVAVALEFVRPVLWRAAQAMDDGLASAPLHVSHAKYAATDAAYLAAESAIQIHGAMGYTYEVDLHFWMKRTWALSGAWGDRNFHYRRIEDAALGGAHPLGPQHTFA, from the coding sequence ATGGATTTCAGACTTCCGCCGGAAAGCGTCGAACTGGCCGAGGCAGTGCGCGAGTACCTTGCCGGAACGCATGGATCGGACGTGCTGCGGCGGCTCGACGCCGGCGGCAACCGCGATCTGCGCATCTGGCAGGGCCTCGTCGAGATGGGCCTGACCGGACTGCTCGTGCCCGAGAGTCATGGCGGGTTGGGCATGAGGCTGCTGGGCGGCGCCCTGATCGCCCGCGAATGCGGCCGCGCCTGTCTCGCCGAGCCGCTTGTCGATACCGCGCTGGTCGCGGTTCCGTGGCTGATAGCGCGGGGTGAGACCGGCGATCTCGCCGCGATCGCGGCGGGTGAGAAGCTGGTTGCCCTGCCGCACACGATCAATCCGTGGGTTGCGGACGGGGAGGGCGCGGAACTCGCGAGCGTCGACCCCCTGCGCAACCTCGTGGCCGCGCCCGAGGGCGCCGGCGACGATCCTCTGCTGCTCGATCTCGGCGCACTGACGAGCGCGGCGCAGCTCGTGGGGCTCTCGGAGGCCATGCTCGACCAGGCGGTCGCCTATGCCCAGGTGCGCGAGCAGTTCGGCCATGCGATCGGCGGGTTCCAGGCGATCAAGCACAAGCTGGCGGACGTCGCCGTTGCGCTCGAATTCGTGCGCCCGGTCCTCTGGCGCGCAGCGCAGGCGATGGACGACGGGCTGGCGAGCGCGCCGCTGCACGTCAGCCACGCCAAATATGCCGCGACCGATGCCGCCTACCTTGCCGCCGAGAGCGCGATCCAGATCCACGGCGCGATGGGTTATACTTACGAGGTGGATCTCCACTTCTGGATGAAGCGCACCTGGGCGCTCTCTGGCGCCTGGGGCGACCGCAATTTCCACTATCGCCGGATCGAGGACGCCGCGCTCGGCGGCGCGCACCCCCTCGGCCCGCAGCACACGTTCGCCTGA
- a CDS encoding acetyl-CoA C-acetyltransferase, producing MAEAYIIDAVRTPIGRKKGSLAQVHPADLAAHPLRVLVERTGIDANAVDDCVWGCCDTIGPQAGDIGRTAWLVAGLPQHVPGTTVDRQCGSSQQAIHFAAQGVMSGTQDLVVAGGSQAMNAIPISAAMFAGQPYGFDNPFNTARGWVERYGDGVLNQIDSAEMIAEKWNISREAMERFALASHERAQAAWDKGWFDAEVAPLEGLDRDETIRPNTTLEGLAALNPVQEGGRITAGVASQNCDGAAALLIASEQAVKDHGLTPRARIHHISVRADDPVWMLTAPIPATRYALQKAGMTVADIDLFECNEAFASIPMAWMQELGIPHEKVNVQGGAIALGHPLGATGARLMTTLLGALERTGGRYGLQTMCEGGGQANVTIIERL from the coding sequence ATGGCCGAAGCCTATATTATCGACGCAGTCCGAACCCCGATCGGGCGCAAGAAGGGCTCGCTGGCCCAGGTGCATCCGGCCGATCTCGCAGCGCATCCGCTGCGCGTGCTGGTCGAACGGACGGGCATCGACGCGAATGCGGTCGACGACTGCGTGTGGGGCTGCTGCGACACGATCGGCCCCCAGGCGGGCGACATCGGCCGCACGGCATGGCTCGTCGCCGGCCTGCCGCAGCACGTGCCTGGCACGACGGTCGACCGCCAGTGCGGCTCCAGCCAGCAGGCGATCCATTTCGCCGCGCAGGGCGTGATGAGCGGTACGCAGGACCTTGTGGTCGCCGGCGGAAGCCAGGCGATGAACGCGATCCCGATCTCCGCCGCGATGTTCGCCGGCCAGCCCTACGGCTTCGACAACCCGTTCAACACCGCGCGCGGCTGGGTCGAGCGCTACGGCGACGGCGTTCTCAACCAGATCGATTCGGCCGAGATGATCGCCGAGAAGTGGAACATCTCGCGCGAGGCGATGGAGCGGTTCGCGCTCGCCAGCCACGAGAGGGCGCAGGCGGCGTGGGACAAAGGCTGGTTCGATGCCGAAGTGGCGCCGCTGGAGGGGCTCGACCGCGACGAGACGATCCGGCCGAACACGACGCTGGAAGGGCTCGCTGCGCTCAACCCCGTGCAGGAAGGCGGGCGCATCACCGCGGGGGTTGCGAGCCAGAACTGCGACGGCGCGGCCGCGCTGCTGATCGCCTCCGAGCAGGCGGTGAAGGACCACGGCCTCACGCCGCGGGCGCGCATCCACCACATCTCGGTGCGGGCGGACGATCCGGTGTGGATGCTCACCGCGCCGATCCCCGCGACCCGGTACGCGCTGCAAAAGGCGGGAATGACGGTCGCGGACATCGACCTGTTCGAATGCAATGAGGCCTTCGCCAGCATCCCGATGGCGTGGATGCAGGAACTCGGCATTCCGCATGAGAAGGTCAACGTGCAGGGCGGCGCGATCGCTCTCGGCCACCCGCTCGGGGCGACCGGCGCACGCCTGATGACGACGCTGCTCGGCGCGCTGGAGCGCACCGGCGGCCGCTACGGCCTGCAGACCATGTGCGAGGGCGGCGGCCAGGCCAACGTGACGATAATCGAGAGGCTTTGA
- a CDS encoding acyl-CoA dehydrogenase family protein, giving the protein MDLAYTPRQQAFRQEVREWLAAHVPAERLVTLERKEGFDQHVAWERELASGNWGMVTWPSEYGGRGLDLIEWLIFEEEYWAAGAPLRANQNGIFLLGPTIMEFGSDEQKARFLPPMARGEVIWAQAWSEPGAGSDMAAIKATARRDGDHYVINGQKTWSSRASFADWGFGLFRTEEGSRRHKGLSFLLFDLEAPGITRRPIRQLHGDPGFAELFFDEVRVPAENRIAGEGEGWKVAMATAGFERGLMLRSPGRFQATAARLMALLRETAERASPGLREDVVRLWMNAQAYAYNTYQVAARIMAGGSIGAEASLNKIFWSELDRAMHRAAMHLLGPAAELRTLPDGRANEWLEGYIFSLSGPIYAGSNEIQRNITAERLLGLPRVGAG; this is encoded by the coding sequence ATGGACCTCGCCTATACCCCCCGGCAGCAGGCCTTCCGGCAGGAAGTGCGCGAATGGCTCGCCGCGCACGTCCCGGCCGAGCGGCTGGTCACGCTCGAGCGGAAGGAAGGATTCGACCAGCACGTCGCGTGGGAGCGCGAGCTGGCGAGCGGCAATTGGGGCATGGTCACCTGGCCGAGCGAATATGGCGGGCGCGGGCTCGACCTGATCGAGTGGCTGATCTTCGAGGAGGAATACTGGGCCGCCGGCGCGCCGCTGCGGGCGAACCAGAACGGCATCTTCCTTCTGGGCCCGACGATCATGGAATTCGGCTCCGACGAGCAGAAGGCGCGCTTCCTGCCGCCGATGGCCAGGGGCGAGGTGATCTGGGCGCAGGCCTGGTCGGAGCCGGGTGCGGGCAGCGACATGGCGGCGATCAAGGCCACTGCCCGGCGCGACGGCGATCACTACGTCATCAACGGGCAGAAAACCTGGTCGAGCCGCGCGAGCTTCGCCGACTGGGGCTTCGGCCTGTTCCGCACCGAGGAGGGGAGCCGGCGGCACAAGGGTCTCTCGTTCCTGCTGTTCGACCTCGAGGCGCCGGGCATCACCCGCCGCCCGATCCGGCAGCTTCACGGCGATCCGGGCTTCGCCGAGCTGTTCTTCGACGAGGTCCGCGTGCCCGCGGAGAACCGCATCGCGGGCGAGGGCGAAGGCTGGAAGGTGGCGATGGCGACCGCTGGCTTCGAGCGGGGGCTGATGCTGCGGTCGCCCGGCCGCTTCCAGGCGACCGCCGCGCGGCTGATGGCCCTGCTGCGCGAAACGGCGGAGCGCGCCTCGCCGGGGCTGCGCGAGGACGTCGTCCGGCTGTGGATGAACGCGCAGGCCTATGCCTACAACACGTACCAGGTCGCTGCGCGGATCATGGCCGGCGGCTCGATCGGGGCCGAGGCGAGCCTGAACAAGATTTTCTGGTCCGAACTCGACCGCGCGATGCACCGCGCGGCGATGCACCTGCTGGGACCCGCCGCCGAGCTGCGGACGCTGCCCGATGGCCGCGCGAACGAATGGCTCGAGGGCTACATCTTCTCGCTCTCCGGCCCGATCTACGCTGGCTCGAACGAGATCCAGCGCAATATCACCGCCGAGCGCCTGCTCGGCCTGCCGCGCGTGGGAGCGGGCTGA
- a CDS encoding SDR family oxidoreductase, translated as MGICQGRTVIITGAARGLGRAYALAFAAEGANVVVNDIGASLGGEGRDTSAADAVVEEIVQSGGNAVANYDDVTDWDAAGRIVEAAVNAFGDLHVVVNNAGIVRDRMFVSATPEEWDATMHVHLRGHFCVSRHAVDYWRAKAKGGTNPDARIVNTTSGAGLQGSIAQAAYSTAKGGIATLTLVQAAELGRYGITANALAPAARTRMTEQAFAEKMATEGEAFDTMDPANVAPAVVWLGSAHSAQVTGCVFELEGGKIMLEDGWREGPFVDKGARWAPGEVGEAVDRLLAERVPPRKVWGT; from the coding sequence ATGGGGATCTGCCAAGGCAGGACTGTAATCATCACCGGCGCGGCGCGCGGGCTGGGCCGCGCCTATGCGCTGGCCTTCGCCGCCGAGGGCGCCAACGTGGTCGTCAACGACATCGGCGCCTCGCTGGGCGGCGAAGGGCGTGACACGTCGGCTGCCGACGCGGTGGTCGAGGAGATCGTGCAGAGCGGCGGGAATGCCGTCGCCAATTACGACGACGTGACCGACTGGGACGCGGCCGGGCGGATCGTCGAGGCCGCGGTAAATGCGTTTGGCGACCTCCACGTTGTGGTCAACAACGCCGGGATCGTGCGCGACCGGATGTTCGTCTCCGCCACGCCGGAAGAATGGGACGCGACCATGCACGTGCACCTGCGCGGGCATTTCTGCGTCAGCCGCCACGCGGTCGATTACTGGCGGGCCAAGGCCAAAGGCGGCACGAACCCCGACGCGCGCATCGTCAACACGACCAGCGGCGCGGGGCTGCAGGGGTCGATCGCGCAGGCCGCCTATTCGACGGCCAAGGGCGGGATCGCCACGCTCACCCTCGTCCAGGCGGCCGAGCTGGGCCGCTACGGCATCACCGCCAATGCGCTGGCGCCCGCCGCGCGGACGCGCATGACCGAGCAGGCGTTTGCGGAGAAGATGGCGACCGAAGGCGAGGCGTTCGACACGATGGACCCGGCCAATGTCGCACCCGCGGTCGTTTGGCTCGGCAGCGCGCACAGTGCGCAGGTCACGGGCTGCGTGTTCGAGCTCGAAGGCGGGAAGATCATGCTCGAAGACGGCTGGCGCGAAGGGCCGTTCGTCGACAAAGGCGCGCGGTGGGCGCCGGGCGAAGTCGGCGAAGCGGTGGATCGGCTGCTCGCCGAACGCGTGCCGCCGCGCAAGGTCTGGGGCACCTGA